A part of Melittangium boletus DSM 14713 genomic DNA contains:
- a CDS encoding glutathione S-transferase family protein: protein MLKLHHLVNSRSHRILWLLEELGLDYELVTYPRDPKTGFAPPELKAIHPLGKSPLLEDRGRVLAESGAIIDYVVRHHGKGRLAPAPDSAEYDTYVQWLHYAEGSAMLPFILGIYMGRLGEAGVPLKPRISGEMTNHLSYIAGALEKGPYLLGDAFSAADIQMSFVLEAARPSGLLDSFAPLGAYLERLHARPAFQRAVARGGPVQVGGAGKR from the coding sequence ATGCTCAAACTGCACCACCTCGTCAATTCCCGCTCGCATCGCATCCTCTGGCTCCTGGAGGAGCTGGGACTCGACTACGAGCTTGTTACCTACCCTCGCGATCCGAAGACGGGCTTCGCGCCTCCCGAGCTCAAGGCGATCCATCCGCTGGGCAAGTCCCCGCTGCTGGAGGACCGGGGCCGGGTGCTCGCCGAGTCGGGGGCCATCATCGACTACGTGGTGCGCCACCACGGGAAGGGACGGCTGGCGCCCGCGCCGGACTCGGCCGAGTACGACACCTATGTGCAGTGGCTGCACTACGCCGAGGGCTCGGCCATGCTGCCGTTCATCCTCGGCATCTACATGGGACGGCTGGGCGAGGCGGGCGTGCCGCTCAAGCCGCGCATCTCCGGCGAGATGACGAACCACCTGAGCTACATCGCCGGAGCCCTGGAGAAGGGGCCCTACCTGCTGGGCGACGCGTTCAGCGCCGCGGACATCCAGATGAGCTTCGTGTTGGAGGCGGCGCGGCCCTCGGGCCTTTTGGATTCCTTCGCGCCCCTGGGCGCCTACCTGGAGCGATTGCACGCCCGTCCCGCCTTCCAGCGCGCCGTTGCGCGCGGGGGGCCTGTCCAGGTGGGCGGCGCGGGCAAGCGCTGA
- a CDS encoding ferritin-like domain-containing protein — translation MHPSRLRLLFARTLRASLVTPLVLTGGGGIAAASDKPPAPREATRQKQDKKTPAKGPTGYVLPACDDDGLAVSGLKPAEPSDFVQLRRIDRYPHGGKKLKDTATSSSGTACATATHPEECKSALEHLDPSRGFRERCEPMCVSYYLALTRGDEVAAYTSFEALKRYLGSIDTAPEAVLLAFANGLDVTCDSLEQGAVKTLRDGSFQVVGTQGHTCWEESSLYQVTLKVTAKAELTEVRRTLLKPRDPNCGVGRRPDGLHAAGNVDCDSALGRHFAQAAHLEAASIRAFLRLREELARHGANEALCDAALASAVDEVRHTEESTRLARRFGALPPRLQVEEPPARSLFEVALENTVEGCTRETYGALVAHHQALHARDEDIRGVMSRIAEDETRHAELSWAIDRWAHERLSEPERASLRRARRQAVETLREELAQPRDADLVAQAGLPTPEVAASFLSALERELWA, via the coding sequence ATGCATCCGTCCCGACTGCGACTGCTCTTCGCCCGTACGCTCCGCGCCTCTCTCGTCACGCCCCTGGTCCTCACGGGAGGTGGAGGCATCGCCGCGGCCTCTGACAAGCCGCCCGCTCCGCGTGAAGCAACCCGTCAGAAGCAGGACAAGAAGACTCCCGCGAAGGGTCCAACGGGCTACGTCCTGCCCGCCTGTGACGATGACGGTCTCGCGGTGAGCGGCCTGAAGCCGGCGGAGCCCTCGGACTTCGTGCAGTTGCGGCGCATCGACCGCTACCCCCATGGGGGGAAAAAGCTCAAGGACACCGCGACGTCCTCCTCGGGCACCGCCTGCGCGACAGCCACGCACCCGGAGGAATGCAAGTCGGCGCTCGAACACCTCGACCCCTCCCGGGGCTTCCGCGAGCGATGCGAACCCATGTGCGTCTCTTATTACCTCGCCCTCACGCGAGGCGATGAAGTGGCCGCGTACACGTCGTTCGAAGCGCTCAAGCGCTACCTCGGGTCCATCGACACGGCCCCGGAGGCCGTGCTGCTCGCCTTCGCCAACGGGCTCGACGTGACCTGCGATTCCTTGGAGCAAGGCGCGGTGAAGACCCTTCGGGATGGCTCCTTCCAGGTGGTCGGCACCCAAGGACACACCTGCTGGGAAGAATCCTCCCTGTACCAGGTCACCCTGAAGGTCACCGCGAAGGCCGAACTCACCGAGGTCCGTCGCACGTTGCTCAAGCCGAGAGACCCCAACTGTGGCGTGGGCCGCCGGCCCGACGGACTGCACGCCGCCGGGAATGTGGACTGCGACAGCGCCCTGGGCCGCCACTTCGCCCAGGCCGCGCACCTGGAAGCGGCCTCCATCCGGGCCTTCCTCCGGCTGCGCGAGGAGCTCGCCCGGCATGGCGCCAACGAGGCCCTGTGCGACGCGGCCCTGGCGAGCGCCGTGGACGAGGTGCGGCATACGGAGGAGAGCACTCGCCTGGCGCGGCGCTTCGGCGCGCTCCCTCCCCGGCTCCAGGTGGAGGAGCCGCCCGCGCGCTCCCTGTTCGAGGTGGCCCTGGAGAACACCGTGGAGGGCTGCACGCGCGAGACATACGGCGCGCTGGTGGCGCACCACCAGGCACTGCACGCACGAGACGAGGACATCCGCGGCGTCATGTCGCGCATCGCCGAGGACGAGACGCGTCACGCCGAGCTGTCCTGGGCCATCGATCGCTGGGCCCACGAGCGGCTGTCGGAGCCGGAGCGTGCCAGCCTGCGGCGCGCGCGGCGTCAGGCGGTGGAGACGCTGCGCGAGGAGCTCGCCCAGCCGCGCGACGCGGACCTCGTCGCCCAGGCGGGCCTGCCCACCCCGGAAGTCGCCGCGTCCTTCCTGTCCGCGCTCGAGCGGGAACTCTGGGCCTGA
- a CDS encoding helix-turn-helix transcriptional regulator encodes MDRTLRLFGLMDSLRRRRQPVTAQALAKEHRVSQRTVYRDIQMLQKLGAPIGGEAGLGYVLRPGFFVPPLMFSVEELDAVVLGARWVEQLPDKELAAAATNALAKLGVAIPGELAERIADTGLWPVARASDPSTEPLLKLVRRAMREERGLSIQYKDRAGAISQRVVLPVQLAYFEARQVFAAWCCTRSAFRHFQLERVLHAELTEQRFHERRVELARQWFEEFEADFAQGKSDREMP; translated from the coding sequence ATGGACAGGACTCTTCGCCTCTTCGGACTCATGGACTCCCTGCGCCGACGCCGCCAACCCGTGACGGCGCAGGCGCTCGCCAAGGAGCACCGCGTCTCCCAACGTACGGTGTATCGAGACATTCAGATGCTCCAGAAGCTCGGAGCACCGATTGGAGGCGAAGCTGGACTGGGCTACGTCCTCCGTCCTGGTTTCTTCGTGCCACCGCTGATGTTCTCCGTGGAAGAGCTGGATGCGGTCGTGCTGGGAGCACGCTGGGTCGAGCAACTACCGGACAAGGAGTTGGCGGCCGCTGCCACGAACGCCCTGGCCAAGCTTGGAGTGGCGATTCCAGGCGAACTCGCGGAGCGGATCGCTGACACGGGGTTGTGGCCGGTCGCTCGCGCTTCCGACCCGAGCACGGAACCGCTACTCAAGCTCGTCCGGCGCGCGATGCGCGAGGAACGAGGCCTCTCCATCCAGTACAAGGATCGGGCCGGCGCGATATCGCAACGTGTCGTTCTCCCGGTGCAACTCGCGTACTTCGAAGCGAGACAAGTCTTCGCGGCGTGGTGCTGTACACGCAGCGCGTTCCGTCACTTCCAGTTGGAGCGCGTTCTGCACGCGGAGCTGACCGAACAGCGCTTCCACGAGCGCCGCGTCGAACTCGCGCGACAGTGGTTCGAGGAGTTCGAGGCGGACT